A stretch of the Capsicum annuum cultivar UCD-10X-F1 chromosome 10, UCD10Xv1.1, whole genome shotgun sequence genome encodes the following:
- the LOC107844933 gene encoding UDP-glycosyltransferase 73D1-like: MATNISQKLHFVLIPLLAQGHMIPMIDMARLLAQHGVKVSLVTTPHNASRFATIINRARDIGLDIELIQIPFPSEEVGLPIGCENLDSVPSRDLIRNFYTALNMLQKPLENFLQEQIIPPSCIISDKCVSWTSQTAKIFHVPRLVFHGMCCFSLLSSHSLKLHRPYLNVKSDTERFVVPGLPLRVEIAKNQLPGAFVQLPDLDDIRGQMQEAESSSYGVVVNSFAELEHGCAEEYEKAINKKVWCIGPVSLCNKNVMDMYQRGNKPSIDDKQCLKWLDTMQNKSVLYCCLGSQCRLIASQMIEIGLGLEASKRPFIWVIKTADQNFVELEKWLMDTKYEERTQGRALVIKGWGPQVLILSHPAIKGFLTHCGWNSTIEGVSCGVPMITWPMFAEQFFNEKLIVEVLRIGVEVGVKFPVRWGEEEKVGVVVCKEQVANAIEELMDGGEEGEMRRIKAKELGMVARMTMEENGTSQLNILNLIQDILKQSLSAQLA, encoded by the coding sequence ATGGCAACCAATATTTCTCAAAAGCTTCATTTTGTATTAATTCCATTACTAGCACAAGGCCACATGATTCCCATGATAGACATGGCTAGGCTATTAGCCCAGCATGGTGTGAAGGTTAGTTTAGTAACTACACCACACAACGCATCAAGATTCGCAACAATTATCAATCGGGCAAGAGACATCGGGCTAGATATTGAACTCATTCAAATTCCATTTCCTAGTGAAGAAGTTGGTTTACCAATTGGTTGTGAAAATCTTGATAGTGTCCCTTCACGTGATCTTATAAGAAACTTTTATACAGCACTTAATATGTTACAAAAACCACTTGAGAATTTTTTGCAAGAGCAAATTATCCCTCCAAGTTGCATAATTTCAGATAAGTGTGTATCGTGGACTTCGCAAACTGCAAAAATATTCCATGTTCCGAGGCTCGTGTTCCACGGGATGTGTTGTTTTTCTTTGTTAAGTTCGCATAGTTTGAAGCTTCATAGGCCTTATTTGAACGTCAAATCGGATACAGAACGTTTTGTTGTGCCAGGACTGCCACTAAGGGTTGAAATAGCGAAAAATCAACTTCCAGGGGCCTTCGTTCAATTACCAGACTTGGATGATATTCGGGGTCAGATGCAAGAAGCTGAATCAAGTTCTTATGGAGTGGTGGTTAATAGTTTTGCTGAATTGGAGCATGGGTGTGCTGAGGAATATGAAAAAGCTATTAACAAGAAGGTATGGTGCATTGGACCAGTTTCACTTTGCAATAAGAATGTTATGGATATGTACCAAAGAGGGAACAAACCTTCAATTGATGACAAACAATGTTTAAAATGGCTCGATACAATGCAAAATAAGTCCGTTCTTTATTGTTGTCTCGGTAGCCAATGTAGGCTAATCGCGTCACAAATGATAGAAATTGGACTAGGTTTAGAAGCATCAAAACGGCCATTTATTTGGGTAATAAAGACAGCAGATCAGAATTTTGTCGAGCTGGAGAAATGGTTGATGGACACAAAGTACGAAGAGAGAACCCAAGGGAGGGCACTTGTGATTAAAGGTTGGGGCCCTCAAGTTCTCATATTGTCACATCCCGCAATTAAAGGGTTTCTGACACATTGTGGTTGGAACTCGACAATTGAGGGGGTGAGTTGTGGTGTGCCTATGATAACATGGCCAATGTTTGCCGAACAATTCTTCAATGAGAAGCTAATtgttgaagttttgaggattggagttgaagttggagttaaatTTCCAGTTAGATGGGGAGAAGAAGAGAAAGTTGGAGTAGTCGTTTGCAAAGAACAAGTTGCAAATGCTATAGAGGAACTAATGGATGGAGGGGAAGAAGGGGAAATGAGAAGAATTAAAGCTAAAGAACTTGGAATGGTAGCAAGAATGACCATGGAAGAAAATGGAACTTCTCAACTCAACATTTTGAACCTCATCCAAGATATCTTAAAGCAATCGTTAAGTGCACAACTAGCTTAA